A window from Lactiplantibacillus pentosus encodes these proteins:
- the ppsA gene encoding phosphoenolpyruvate synthase has protein sequence MSSRDTANVLWFDELHREDVNLVGGKSSSLGEMTSSMDVPVPYGFATTARAYQYFMHQTGLNDRVNALLESISDYENSDELHRVCEEIRNLIVGATMPADLAADIEAAYAQLAEKVGQTDPFVAIRSSATAEDLPNASFAGQQESYLNIKGAADVVNRVQQCYSSLFTDRATYYRHKQHFPHEKVALSAAIQMMVFSKASGIIFSVNVADGDASKIVIDAIYGLGEYIVLGKVTPDHFVIDKQSMKIVEKNIIKQPVQLTRLPGGGTKEEPVPEELQGQPVLTDAQVIELAGYAKEIERHYGCYMDMEYALDTNTNRLWIVQARPETVWSQRNKQKDAEDDADVVDEADAKVVVRGLPASPGLASGVVHVIDNPKDIDQFKKGEILVTLMTSPDWVPAMKKAAAIVTNNGGMTCHAAIVSREMQIPCIVGTKSKEVAATDVLKTGDVVTVDAKNGVVYQGKVASMLKPKSGTTAAAGQVVAAESFAPTATGVMMNLGDPDLAEKYSSLPADGIGLMREEFLWTTFIHEHPLYLIEQGHPEKVVNMLADGIAKVVRAMAPRPVVLRFSDFKSSEYRNLKGGDKYEPHEPADLLGWRGASRYYDPKYIEAFKLELAAVKKVRNEFGLKNLNVMIPFVRTVDEAEKVTTIMRNEGLVRGADFKVYMMAEIPTNIILADQFNQFVDGYSIGSNDLAMLILGCDRNNDTVAHLFDERNLAVKRAIRHLIKTAHKDGKTVSICGQAPSEYPEFTNFLIQSGIDYVSVNPDMVKETKRNVAHFEQRIMLDKATGRGLQDATDYEW, from the coding sequence ATGAGTAGTCGTGACACAGCAAACGTTTTATGGTTTGATGAATTGCACCGCGAAGATGTGAACCTGGTGGGCGGGAAATCGTCGTCACTGGGTGAAATGACATCCTCGATGGACGTTCCCGTACCATATGGTTTTGCGACCACCGCACGCGCATACCAGTATTTCATGCACCAGACTGGTTTAAACGATCGGGTGAATGCGCTCCTAGAAAGTATCTCGGATTATGAAAATTCTGATGAATTGCATCGGGTCTGCGAAGAAATTCGTAATTTGATCGTCGGCGCGACGATGCCCGCGGACTTAGCCGCTGATATTGAAGCGGCGTATGCCCAGTTAGCTGAAAAAGTCGGTCAAACGGATCCCTTCGTGGCGATTCGGTCATCTGCGACCGCTGAAGACCTGCCAAATGCCTCATTTGCAGGTCAACAAGAATCATACTTAAATATCAAAGGGGCTGCGGACGTTGTCAACCGGGTGCAACAATGCTATTCTTCACTCTTTACTGACCGGGCGACTTACTATCGTCACAAGCAGCATTTCCCACATGAAAAAGTGGCGCTGTCCGCTGCGATTCAGATGATGGTCTTCTCAAAGGCCTCAGGAATCATATTCTCCGTTAACGTGGCTGATGGTGACGCGTCTAAAATCGTCATTGATGCGATTTATGGTTTAGGTGAATACATCGTGTTAGGGAAAGTCACCCCAGACCACTTTGTTATCGATAAGCAATCGATGAAAATCGTTGAAAAGAACATCATCAAGCAACCTGTTCAGTTGACACGGTTACCAGGCGGTGGGACTAAGGAAGAACCCGTTCCCGAAGAACTGCAAGGTCAACCAGTCTTAACGGATGCCCAAGTGATCGAATTAGCCGGCTACGCGAAGGAAATCGAACGGCACTATGGCTGCTACATGGACATGGAATACGCCTTAGACACGAATACCAATCGCTTATGGATCGTGCAAGCCCGGCCTGAAACGGTATGGTCACAACGCAACAAGCAGAAGGACGCTGAGGACGATGCTGACGTGGTCGATGAAGCGGATGCAAAAGTGGTCGTCCGGGGGTTACCAGCTAGTCCTGGTTTAGCCAGCGGTGTTGTTCACGTCATCGATAACCCAAAGGACATTGACCAATTCAAGAAGGGCGAAATCTTAGTTACCTTGATGACTTCACCTGACTGGGTGCCTGCGATGAAGAAAGCGGCCGCAATCGTCACGAATAATGGTGGGATGACCTGCCATGCTGCGATTGTGTCGCGTGAAATGCAGATTCCATGTATCGTTGGGACTAAGAGTAAGGAAGTTGCCGCAACGGATGTTTTGAAGACCGGTGACGTGGTAACCGTCGATGCCAAAAACGGGGTCGTTTACCAAGGTAAGGTTGCCAGCATGCTCAAACCGAAGTCCGGTACCACGGCCGCTGCAGGTCAAGTGGTGGCTGCTGAAAGCTTTGCACCAACGGCCACGGGTGTCATGATGAACTTAGGTGATCCTGACTTGGCCGAGAAGTATTCTAGTTTGCCAGCCGATGGAATCGGGTTGATGCGTGAAGAATTCCTCTGGACGACCTTCATTCACGAACACCCACTATACTTGATTGAACAGGGTCATCCTGAAAAAGTGGTCAATATGTTGGCAGATGGGATTGCCAAAGTGGTTCGGGCAATGGCACCACGGCCGGTTGTCTTACGGTTCTCAGACTTTAAGTCCAGTGAGTATCGGAACTTAAAGGGTGGCGACAAGTACGAACCGCACGAACCAGCTGATTTGTTAGGCTGGCGGGGTGCTTCACGGTATTACGATCCGAAGTATATCGAAGCTTTCAAGCTGGAATTAGCTGCGGTCAAGAAGGTTCGTAACGAGTTTGGCCTGAAGAACTTGAACGTCATGATCCCATTTGTTCGGACCGTTGATGAAGCTGAAAAAGTCACGACCATCATGCGTAATGAAGGTTTAGTTCGTGGCGCGGACTTTAAGGTTTATATGATGGCTGAAATCCCAACCAACATTATTCTGGCTGATCAATTCAACCAGTTCGTGGATGGTTACTCGATTGGCTCGAATGATTTGGCAATGTTGATTCTTGGTTGTGACCGGAACAATGATACGGTCGCGCACCTCTTTGATGAACGGAATTTGGCTGTTAAACGGGCCATTCGGCACTTGATCAAGACGGCGCACAAGGATGGTAAGACCGTTTCGATTTGTGGTCAAGCCCCATCCGAATACCCAGAATTCACTAATTTCTTGATTCAAAGCGGTATCGATTATGTTTCAGTCAACCCTGATATGGTCAAGGAGACGAAGCGGAATGTCGCCCACTTTGAGCAACGCATCATGTTGGACAAGGCGACTGGCCGGGGACTACAGGACGCGACCGATTATGAATGGTAA